In a single window of the Hydrogenobaculum sp. 3684 genome:
- the nuoH gene encoding NADH-quinone oxidoreductase subunit NuoH: protein MSIVALAIIIAIKVVVILAIILGIGAYLTLVERKVAAHIQRRPGPMVVGWHGLLQPLADGIKLLTKEDILPSSANQVLYNLAIIMALVPASLVFAVVPFGPEIHIFGYDIKPILTDVNIGIIMAFAFGSLAVYGVALSGWASNSKYALIGALRKAGIIISYEVVITFAALGPIMLAKSLSTYDIVMAQIHQKVWYIFLQPISFVVFVFALLAETGRVPFDIQEAEAELVTGFTVEYGGMKFGLFPLVEWYVEVLSLSSILTVLYLGGWSPINIPFIGFIDPLFFLGPWSGFIWFIIKVTILFLLVLWLHWTLPRYRIDQITTIAWKVMLPLALFNILITAFIAPLLRG, encoded by the coding sequence ATGAGCATAGTAGCTTTAGCTATCATAATAGCTATAAAAGTAGTGGTTATACTTGCCATCATCCTTGGCATAGGTGCTTATCTTACGCTAGTGGAAAGAAAGGTTGCAGCTCATATTCAAAGACGCCCAGGCCCAATGGTGGTAGGTTGGCATGGACTTTTACAGCCTCTGGCAGACGGTATTAAGCTTTTAACCAAAGAAGATATATTGCCCTCTTCTGCAAACCAAGTGCTTTATAACCTTGCTATCATTATGGCTTTGGTACCAGCCTCTTTAGTGTTTGCGGTGGTGCCTTTTGGACCAGAAATACATATCTTTGGTTACGATATAAAACCTATACTTACAGATGTAAATATAGGCATAATAATGGCGTTTGCTTTTGGGTCTTTGGCGGTTTACGGGGTAGCCCTCTCTGGATGGGCTTCAAATAGTAAATACGCTTTAATAGGTGCCCTTAGGAAAGCTGGCATTATCATATCCTATGAAGTAGTAATCACATTTGCAGCGTTAGGACCTATTATGCTTGCAAAGTCTCTTTCTACCTACGATATAGTAATGGCTCAAATCCATCAGAAAGTTTGGTACATTTTCTTACAACCTATATCTTTTGTAGTATTTGTTTTTGCGCTTTTAGCAGAAACCGGAAGAGTACCTTTTGATATCCAAGAAGCAGAGGCTGAGCTTGTAACTGGCTTTACCGTAGAGTACGGTGGTATGAAATTTGGACTATTTCCTCTGGTGGAATGGTATGTAGAAGTGCTTTCTTTATCTTCTATACTAACAGTGCTTTACCTTGGTGGTTGGAGCCCTATAAATATACCTTTTATAGGGTTTATAGATCCTCTTTTCTTTTTGGGACCATGGTCTGGTTTTATTTGGTTTATAATAAAAGTTACAATTTTGTTTTTACTTGTACTTTGGCTTCATTGGACGTTGCCAAGGTATAGGATAGACCAGATTACTACGATAGCGTGGAAAGTAATGTTGCCTTTGGCACTTTTTAATATACTTATAACTGCTTTTATAGCACCTTTGTTGAGAGGTTAG
- the nuoK gene encoding NADH-quinone oxidoreductase subunit NuoK — MIEILLTPHVEQYFILAFILLGIGLFGMMVRKNLITILMSLELALNSVNIAFVGIDRLNHLIDGEIFALFTIALAAAEAAVGLGIILSLFRLRKAENVNEIIDLKG, encoded by the coding sequence ATGATTGAGATACTTTTGACCCCACATGTAGAGCAGTATTTTATCCTTGCTTTTATTTTGCTTGGTATCGGACTTTTTGGCATGATGGTTAGAAAAAACCTTATTACCATTCTAATGTCTTTGGAGTTAGCGTTAAACTCTGTAAATATAGCCTTTGTTGGCATAGATAGGCTAAATCATCTTATAGACGGAGAGATTTTTGCCCTTTTTACAATAGCTTTAGCAGCTGCTGAAGCAGCGGTTGGTCTTGGCATTATACTTTCTTTATTTAGATTAAGAAAAGCAGAAAACGTAAACGAAATTATAGATTTGAAGGGGTAA
- a CDS encoding NADH-quinone oxidoreductase subunit J produces MLNQIAFYIFGGISIICGLGVVSASNPIYVVLWLLGALIAISGIFFSAGAELLGALQLMVYVVAIAVFYILIITAVPWRKLHKNEQHNRLIGVTVLPFIALLYVEAFIVGISGVSITKNKIIETITKNYGNAEVIGIKLFSTYFWAFELMSVLLLISMIGAILLGRKEEKTYD; encoded by the coding sequence ATGCTTAACCAAATTGCTTTTTATATATTTGGTGGTATAAGCATAATATGCGGTTTAGGCGTCGTTAGTGCCTCAAATCCAATATACGTAGTTTTATGGCTTTTAGGAGCTTTAATAGCAATAAGCGGAATATTTTTTAGCGCTGGTGCTGAGCTTTTGGGAGCTCTTCAGCTAATGGTTTACGTTGTGGCTATAGCGGTTTTTTACATACTAATAATAACAGCAGTTCCCTGGAGAAAACTACATAAAAACGAACAGCACAATAGACTAATAGGCGTTACAGTGCTTCCTTTTATAGCCTTACTCTATGTAGAAGCTTTTATAGTAGGAATATCTGGTGTTTCTATAACTAAAAATAAAATTATAGAAACTATAACAAAAAACTATGGAAATGCAGAGGTGATTGGTATTAAACTATTTAGCACATATTTTTGGGCTTTTGAGCTCATGTCTGTGCTTTTACTTATTAGTATGATAGGGGCTATTTTACTTGGTAGAAAAGAGGAGAAAACGTATGATTGA
- a CDS encoding NuoM family protein, translating to MASILNIAIFLPLVGAFIVSLFRNEWLTKVVSIAISGVVFALSVILLVNFNPNTHHFLYRTTVPWISSLGINYDVGLDGLGVSLFTLTALIFFTVFIWAIKVKEKPTLFYALFLILETTCLGTFSALDLFLFYLFWEGMLVPMYFIIGFWGHDRKIYAANKFFIYTFFGSLFLLLGLATMIVYGYFISGHISFEYDFHRHIAYPIWLQIILFVLFGIGFAVKVPMWPVHTWLPDAHVEAPTAGSVVLAGVLLKMGTFGFVRYSLPLFPQASKIFIPVMFVLSIIAIIYAAMMAISQTNIKKLIAYSSISHMGMVTLGTFALSVSAINGASYMMIAHGLSSAALFYAAGFIYDRFHSYEMSDLGGIAKYLPNFAILFMISGLASIGLPGFSGFVSEFLILLGTFKYFPMWAIVAGVGMVLGAAYFLYMYKNVMLESASLPESKIQKLQHTMDLELHHIISFVLILFGAFIMGIMPYNFVNIVSQTSKLILGRF from the coding sequence ATGGCTAGTATTCTCAATATAGCTATATTTTTACCTTTGGTGGGCGCTTTTATAGTGTCTCTTTTCAGAAATGAGTGGCTTACTAAGGTAGTATCTATAGCAATATCAGGGGTCGTTTTTGCCTTAAGCGTTATACTACTTGTTAACTTTAATCCAAATACTCACCATTTTCTTTATAGGACCACTGTACCATGGATATCATCCCTTGGCATAAATTACGATGTTGGCTTAGATGGGCTTGGCGTATCTTTGTTTACTCTCACCGCTCTTATATTTTTTACAGTTTTTATATGGGCTATAAAAGTAAAGGAAAAGCCTACGCTTTTTTACGCTCTTTTTCTTATACTAGAAACCACTTGTCTTGGTACGTTCTCTGCCCTTGATCTATTCTTGTTTTACCTTTTCTGGGAAGGAATGCTAGTCCCTATGTACTTCATAATAGGTTTTTGGGGACATGATAGAAAAATCTACGCTGCTAACAAATTCTTTATATATACATTTTTCGGTAGCTTATTTTTATTGCTTGGTTTAGCTACAATGATAGTTTATGGTTATTTCATAAGCGGTCATATATCTTTTGAATATGATTTTCACAGACACATAGCTTATCCTATCTGGCTTCAAATAATACTTTTTGTGCTTTTTGGTATAGGTTTTGCAGTGAAAGTACCTATGTGGCCTGTCCACACATGGCTTCCAGATGCTCACGTAGAAGCTCCTACGGCTGGTTCAGTAGTTTTAGCGGGTGTTTTGCTAAAAATGGGTACTTTTGGCTTTGTAAGATACTCTCTTCCACTTTTCCCACAAGCTTCCAAAATATTTATTCCTGTAATGTTTGTGCTTAGTATCATAGCCATTATTTACGCTGCTATGATGGCTATATCTCAAACAAACATAAAGAAGTTAATAGCCTATTCTTCAATAAGCCACATGGGAATGGTGACCCTTGGAACATTTGCCCTTTCTGTGAGTGCTATAAATGGGGCTTCTTATATGATGATAGCTCATGGACTTAGCTCCGCAGCCCTATTTTATGCAGCCGGTTTTATATACGATAGATTTCACTCTTACGAGATGTCGGATTTAGGCGGTATAGCCAAATACCTTCCAAACTTTGCCATTTTATTTATGATAAGCGGTTTGGCATCTATAGGGCTTCCTGGTTTCTCTGGCTTCGTCTCTGAGTTTTTAATACTACTTGGCACCTTCAAATATTTCCCAATGTGGGCTATTGTTGCTGGTGTAGGAATGGTGCTTGGCGCAGCATATTTCTTGTATATGTATAAGAATGTAATGCTTGAATCTGCCTCTTTACCAGAATCTAAAATCCAAAAACTTCAACATACCATGGACTTGGAGCTTCACCACATAATATCTTTTGTTCTAATACTTTTTGGGGCTTTTATTATGGGAATTATGCCATATAACTTTGTTAACATAGTCTCTCAAACATCAAAGCTTATTTTGGGGAGATTTTGA
- a CDS encoding NADH-quinone oxidoreductase subunit D → MQASERTLNEIKAKLPYVEVKKDKLLSVVYVQKELLINTLKAIKEDFGFKLFIDHSVVDTLEAQNRFEAFYILYNVDTKERIVVKTRTEHSLPSAEKLWFAAKWAERECYDMFGINYEGHEHLVRAFMWDTYSYHPLRKDFPLQGYETVELPSLNETVFGDTLSGTMNYRRTHTYVPTLKDLEYTEKNRIKKKAQVVLNWGPLHPGTHGTMWFLFDLEGERIVQTDVILGQLHRGVEKLAEHEPYQQFLVYTDRMDYISALCSNQAWTVAVERLLGIEDIVPLKAKYIRTMMSELQRINSHLLWLGTYALDLGALTIFLYAFKEREKIMDIIEGITGARLTISYTRIGGVRMDLPEGALEVIESFIKFFPKELKDWEKILSRNRIWVKRNKDVGVLSKEDIYFYGLTGAVARGSGVFYDIRKLEPYDAYSMVEFDVPLGENGDCYDRYLVRIEEMKQSIRIIEQCVQKLKTMSPNEPFMAESQDPKKLKLTLDGIGLKVPAGEVYSSGENPRGELGFYINSKGGLKPYRVKIRPGSFYNLCVYPHLMENRYVADAVTILASLDPVVGEVDR, encoded by the coding sequence ATGCAAGCAAGTGAAAGGACTTTAAACGAAATAAAAGCTAAGCTTCCTTATGTAGAAGTTAAAAAAGATAAATTATTATCTGTAGTTTATGTACAAAAAGAATTGCTTATCAATACTTTAAAAGCTATAAAAGAAGACTTTGGCTTTAAGCTTTTCATAGACCATTCTGTAGTAGACACATTAGAAGCTCAAAACCGTTTTGAGGCTTTTTATATACTATACAACGTCGATACAAAAGAACGTATAGTAGTAAAGACTAGAACTGAACACTCGTTGCCAAGCGCAGAAAAGCTATGGTTTGCAGCCAAATGGGCCGAAAGAGAATGCTACGACATGTTTGGTATAAACTATGAGGGTCACGAACATCTAGTTAGGGCTTTCATGTGGGATACTTATAGCTATCATCCATTAAGAAAAGATTTTCCATTGCAAGGCTATGAAACAGTAGAGCTACCATCTTTGAATGAAACCGTTTTCGGAGACACTCTTTCTGGTACTATGAACTATAGACGCACGCACACATATGTGCCTACCCTTAAAGATTTGGAGTATACAGAAAAAAATAGGATAAAAAAGAAAGCTCAGGTGGTGCTAAACTGGGGCCCTCTTCATCCGGGTACTCATGGTACTATGTGGTTCTTGTTTGACCTTGAAGGAGAGCGTATAGTACAAACAGATGTTATACTAGGCCAGCTTCACAGAGGCGTAGAGAAGTTGGCAGAACACGAACCTTATCAACAATTTTTGGTATATACAGATAGAATGGACTATATATCTGCTCTTTGTAGCAATCAAGCTTGGACAGTGGCAGTAGAAAGGCTTCTTGGTATAGAAGACATTGTCCCGCTAAAAGCTAAATACATAAGAACTATGATGTCCGAGCTTCAGCGTATAAACTCACATCTTTTGTGGCTTGGAACCTACGCTCTTGATTTGGGTGCTTTAACTATATTTTTATACGCCTTTAAAGAAAGAGAAAAAATAATGGATATAATAGAAGGTATAACAGGGGCAAGGCTTACCATATCTTATACAAGAATAGGTGGCGTGAGAATGGACTTACCAGAAGGAGCCTTGGAGGTCATTGAATCTTTTATTAAATTTTTCCCTAAAGAACTAAAAGACTGGGAGAAAATACTTAGTAGAAACAGAATATGGGTTAAAAGAAACAAAGATGTAGGCGTTTTGTCTAAAGAAGATATATATTTTTATGGGCTTACAGGTGCTGTTGCAAGAGGTTCTGGTGTATTTTACGATATAAGAAAGTTAGAACCCTACGATGCTTATAGTATGGTAGAATTTGATGTACCTTTGGGAGAAAACGGCGATTGTTACGATAGATACCTTGTCCGTATAGAAGAAATGAAACAAAGCATAAGAATAATAGAACAATGTGTGCAAAAGCTAAAAACCATGTCACCAAACGAGCCTTTTATGGCAGAATCTCAAGATCCTAAAAAACTAAAACTTACTTTGGATGGCATAGGCTTGAAAGTGCCAGCTGGCGAGGTTTATTCCTCAGGAGAAAATCCAAGAGGTGAGCTTGGGTTTTATATAAACTCAAAAGGCGGTTTAAAACCTTACCGAGTAAAAATAAGACCTGGCTCCTTTTATAATCTTTGCGTATATCCTCATCTTATGGAAAATAGGTATGTGGCTGATGCCGTTACTATATTGGCAAGTCTTGATCCTGTAGTTGGAGAGGTAGACAGATGA
- a CDS encoding NADH-quinone oxidoreductase subunit A — translation MAYIGLLSLLAVMLGLSVVLISLNWLLGPKKKEPYKTYPYECGVPLYDDTAQTTFHQGYYILGLLLLLFDIEVAYLFPWAVVYNYLGIFGFIEVFLFLLILTFGLVYAWKKEALDWQFDLESL, via the coding sequence ATGGCTTATATAGGTCTTTTATCACTTTTGGCGGTTATGCTTGGATTAAGTGTTGTGCTTATATCGTTGAATTGGCTTTTAGGGCCTAAGAAAAAAGAGCCTTACAAAACCTATCCGTACGAATGCGGTGTTCCTCTTTACGACGATACTGCTCAGACTACGTTCCATCAAGGGTATTATATATTAGGACTTCTTCTGTTGTTATTTGATATAGAAGTGGCTTATTTATTTCCTTGGGCTGTTGTTTATAATTACCTTGGTATATTTGGATTTATAGAAGTGTTTTTGTTCCTTTTGATTTTAACCTTTGGTTTGGTGTACGCTTGGAAAAAAGAGGCTCTTGATTGGCAGTTTGATTTGGAGAGTTTGTGA
- the nuoL gene encoding NADH-quinone oxidoreductase subunit L, whose product MQSLILLFPLLSFITIGLFGRRIGDFASGVINAGAGILSFIVALITMLSMKGPEDIVFYKFLPLSNTSVDIGIYIDKLSISTTVTVTFVASVIFVYAIGYMRYLFGNWTFKFFAYFSLFLFSMLLILLGDSLILMFFGWEGVGLASYLLIGYFHEEKFATKASLEAFVMNRIGDWSFILGIIYTFWLFGTLSLPKLFENASYVPGITLATLLLFGGAVGKSGQIPLHTWLPNAMAGPTPVSALLHAATMVAAGVYMVARLYPIFSLSSTTLSYITITGVVTMLFAALVATVHDDIKKIIAFSTMSQLAIMFTALGMGFPTAAMFHLTTHAFFKALLFLAAGAVITGLHHHTQNIFEMGGLKKYMPVTFGAFMIGALALSGFPPFAGYFSKDAIVSSIMDKNTLVATLILIASLLTAYYITREAFVVFLGEGHYHEEPHEVEPVMSFPMLILSFLSLMGGFLLWNYFSYMNSPIEAPSSFIAHSIYGIIVAILGISLSYLLYVKKFVDPNTLYELFKPIHTLMKSQFYTEYIYHNIIAKGYLVISRLVYKAVDRIIIDGFVNGVASATSNYGKPISRLQNGKLNYYALYMLYGVVFVFLLLILVIFKGGILNG is encoded by the coding sequence ATGCAATCTCTAATACTTCTTTTCCCGCTGTTATCTTTTATAACGATAGGACTATTTGGAAGACGCATAGGTGATTTTGCCTCAGGTGTAATAAACGCTGGTGCTGGTATACTGAGCTTTATAGTGGCTCTTATCACCATGCTTTCTATGAAAGGCCCTGAAGATATAGTATTTTACAAATTCTTACCTTTATCAAATACATCTGTAGATATAGGTATATATATAGATAAGCTATCTATTAGCACTACAGTTACGGTTACTTTCGTAGCCAGTGTTATATTTGTATACGCAATAGGCTATATGAGATATCTTTTTGGCAACTGGACGTTTAAATTCTTTGCATACTTTAGCTTGTTCTTGTTCTCCATGCTTCTTATACTTTTAGGAGATTCTCTTATACTTATGTTCTTTGGATGGGAAGGCGTTGGTCTTGCATCTTATCTTTTGATAGGATACTTTCATGAAGAGAAGTTTGCTACAAAGGCAAGCTTAGAAGCCTTTGTGATGAATAGAATAGGAGACTGGTCTTTTATTTTAGGCATCATATATACTTTTTGGTTGTTTGGGACATTATCCTTACCAAAGCTTTTTGAGAATGCCAGTTATGTTCCTGGTATTACATTAGCAACACTTCTTCTTTTTGGTGGTGCTGTGGGTAAATCAGGGCAAATACCTCTTCATACTTGGCTTCCTAATGCAATGGCTGGTCCAACTCCTGTATCAGCTCTTCTACACGCTGCTACAATGGTGGCTGCAGGTGTTTATATGGTGGCAAGACTTTATCCAATATTTTCTTTATCTTCAACAACGCTTAGCTACATAACAATAACAGGTGTTGTTACAATGCTTTTTGCCGCCTTGGTAGCTACAGTACACGATGATATAAAAAAGATAATAGCTTTTTCTACCATGAGCCAGCTGGCAATCATGTTTACAGCCCTTGGTATGGGATTTCCAACAGCAGCTATGTTTCATCTTACAACACACGCTTTCTTTAAAGCTCTTTTATTCTTAGCCGCTGGTGCTGTAATAACAGGGCTTCATCATCACACCCAAAACATATTTGAAATGGGTGGACTCAAGAAATACATGCCTGTTACCTTTGGAGCTTTTATGATAGGTGCATTGGCACTTTCTGGTTTCCCTCCATTTGCCGGTTATTTTTCAAAAGATGCCATAGTATCTTCAATAATGGATAAAAATACACTTGTAGCTACTTTAATACTCATTGCATCCTTGCTTACAGCTTATTACATAACCAGAGAAGCCTTTGTGGTGTTCTTAGGAGAAGGACATTACCATGAAGAACCTCATGAAGTGGAACCCGTAATGAGCTTTCCAATGCTTATACTAAGCTTTTTATCCCTTATGGGTGGATTTTTGCTTTGGAATTATTTCTCCTATATGAATAGTCCTATAGAAGCACCTTCTTCTTTCATAGCACATTCTATTTACGGTATCATAGTGGCCATATTAGGCATATCCCTTTCTTATCTTTTGTATGTCAAAAAGTTTGTGGATCCAAACACCCTTTATGAACTATTTAAACCTATACATACTCTTATGAAGTCCCAGTTTTACACAGAATATATCTATCACAACATAATAGCAAAAGGCTATCTTGTCATATCAAGGCTTGTATATAAAGCAGTAGATCGTATAATAATAGATGGATTTGTGAATGGGGTGGCAAGTGCTACGTCAAATTACGGTAAACCTATTAGTAGGCTTCAGAATGGTAAGTTAAATTACTACGCTTTGTATATGCTTTACGGTGTTGTTTTTGTATTTTTGCTTTTAATCTTAGTAATCTTTAAAGGGGGTATCCTAAATGGCTAG
- a CDS encoding NADH-quinone oxidoreductase subunit I, whose translation MIKKVFEKPLNLLETIFFLDFIKGMSITIKQAFTKTITTHYPYEKLTPPKRFRGFFGHKTVNGLEPQPAFDEWVERMKIEPRPGQSRCVVCYLCKKACPVPDLFEIDGQKLENGKKVVSVFNMNLMLCTFCGLCVDACPVDCLFQSDIHETASFSRKDSILNLEKLEAIGKSWQDRREHEPDRIWIDDEAREKLWRENKLNLKKVDNA comes from the coding sequence ATGATTAAAAAGGTATTTGAGAAGCCTTTGAACCTTTTAGAAACAATATTTTTCTTAGATTTTATAAAGGGTATGTCTATCACCATCAAGCAAGCTTTTACAAAGACTATAACTACACATTATCCTTACGAAAAATTGACGCCTCCTAAAAGATTTAGGGGATTTTTTGGCCACAAGACGGTAAACGGTTTAGAACCGCAACCTGCTTTTGACGAGTGGGTAGAGAGAATGAAGATAGAGCCTCGTCCAGGCCAATCACGTTGTGTTGTATGCTATTTATGTAAAAAAGCTTGTCCGGTACCAGATTTATTTGAGATAGATGGTCAAAAACTTGAAAATGGTAAAAAGGTTGTATCTGTATTCAATATGAACCTTATGCTTTGCACATTTTGTGGTTTGTGTGTGGATGCTTGTCCAGTAGATTGTTTATTCCAAAGCGATATACATGAAACAGCTTCTTTTTCAAGAAAAGATTCTATTTTAAACTTAGAAAAACTTGAAGCTATAGGTAAATCTTGGCAAGACAGAAGAGAGCATGAACCAGACCGTATATGGATAGACGACGAGGCAAGAGAAAAACTCTGGAGAGAAAACAAATTAAATCTTAAAAAGGTGGACAATGCTTAA
- a CDS encoding NADH-quinone oxidoreductase subunit N — protein sequence MDIRLLLGSTNLYEFKYLLPEITVFIGAFVLFLLDIVMKNSETKKRIFLWISILFLALSMLSFSFKNAFFKDVFSGTYTIDALGMFSKIFEIVLTLMVLPFLHTYMNKKNTFYYEVYYITFLSLLGMMTLSSSYNLIVIYVSLEMVSISFYIMTALFRGSFISKEGAYKYLIIGGISIIIALYGAAFMYGASKSLDIRAIMSSYNDTNSVYLIVGMILFLLAFAIKIGIIPFHFWLPDAYTAAPTPITGFMASAGKLAFFIPLLRLVPYVNQYLYSSWMISVSILAAITMIVGNALALVQSDLKRLLAYSSIAHSGYILSVLSSNSSMGLKAAIYFVFVYSIMGLGAFLVLSVLEQTEEWDNQLPKIGGLYRNTGFLSISFAVFIFALLGIPPTVGFVGKALVFLGLAIKNIYWLGFVLILATAISTGYYVRIVVLMFMKDVEIRFKPHYDVLENVSIGLLVFLTFILGIFPFVLWNGISNISEFLFKIANMR from the coding sequence ATGGATATAAGGCTTCTACTGGGTTCTACAAACTTATACGAGTTTAAATACTTGCTTCCAGAGATAACGGTGTTCATTGGTGCATTTGTCTTGTTTTTATTAGATATTGTTATGAAAAACTCAGAAACAAAGAAGAGGATTTTCTTATGGATATCCATTTTGTTTTTGGCTTTATCGATGCTTAGTTTTTCATTTAAAAATGCATTTTTTAAAGATGTTTTCTCTGGTACTTATACTATAGATGCTCTTGGTATGTTTTCTAAAATTTTTGAGATAGTTCTCACGCTTATGGTATTACCATTTTTACACACTTACATGAACAAAAAAAATACATTTTATTACGAAGTTTATTACATAACTTTTCTTAGTTTGCTAGGTATGATGACACTTTCTTCTTCTTACAATCTTATTGTAATATACGTATCACTTGAGATGGTATCCATCAGTTTTTATATAATGACAGCTCTTTTTAGGGGGTCTTTTATATCAAAAGAAGGTGCTTATAAGTATCTTATAATAGGTGGTATAAGCATAATAATAGCTCTTTATGGTGCAGCCTTCATGTACGGGGCTTCTAAATCCTTGGACATAAGAGCCATCATGTCTTCTTACAACGACACCAATTCAGTTTATCTTATAGTAGGTATGATCTTGTTTTTGTTGGCTTTTGCTATAAAAATCGGCATAATACCCTTTCACTTTTGGCTTCCGGACGCTTACACCGCAGCTCCCACTCCTATAACAGGTTTTATGGCCTCCGCTGGTAAGCTGGCGTTTTTTATACCTTTATTAAGATTAGTGCCTTACGTAAATCAATATTTATATTCTTCTTGGATGATATCTGTAAGTATATTGGCTGCTATAACCATGATAGTTGGTAATGCTTTGGCCTTAGTACAAAGCGATTTAAAAAGACTCCTGGCTTACTCTTCAATAGCCCATAGCGGATACATATTATCTGTACTGTCTTCTAACTCTAGTATGGGTTTAAAAGCGGCGATATATTTTGTATTTGTTTATAGTATAATGGGGCTTGGTGCTTTCTTAGTATTAAGTGTACTAGAACAAACTGAGGAATGGGACAATCAACTTCCTAAAATAGGTGGATTGTATAGAAACACTGGTTTTTTGAGTATAAGTTTTGCAGTATTCATATTTGCATTACTAGGAATTCCACCAACAGTAGGCTTTGTAGGTAAAGCTTTGGTATTTTTGGGGCTTGCTATTAAAAATATATATTGGCTTGGTTTTGTTTTAATATTGGCTACAGCTATATCTACTGGTTATTATGTAAGGATTGTGGTACTTATGTTTATGAAAGATGTAGAGATTCGCTTTAAGCCACATTATGATGTATTAGAAAATGTATCCATAGGTCTTTTGGTTTTTCTTACTTTTATACTTGGAATTTTTCCATTTGTACTATGGAATGGTATTAGCAATATTTCAGAATTTTTATTTAAAATAGCTAACATGAGGTGA